In one window of Campylobacter hepaticus DNA:
- a CDS encoding amino acid ABC transporter ATP-binding protein, protein MIKLKNVNKYYGTHHVLKDVNLTVKEGEKLVIIGPSGSGKSTTIRCMNGLEEVTSGEVIINNLILNRKNKIEICKKYCAMVFQHFNLYPHMTVLQNLILAPMKLQKKTKKEAEEIAYKYLKVVGLVDKANVYPITLSGGQQQRVAIARSLCTNKPYILFDEPTSALDPETIQEVLDVMKQISYQSNTTMVVVTHEMGFAKEVADRIIFMEDGAIVEENIPSEFFQNPKTQRAKLFLGKIIKN, encoded by the coding sequence TTGATTAAACTAAAAAATGTAAACAAATACTATGGAACCCATCATGTTTTAAAAGATGTCAATCTTACAGTTAAGGAAGGTGAAAAATTAGTTATTATAGGTCCAAGTGGAAGTGGTAAAAGTACTACTATCCGTTGTATGAACGGACTTGAAGAAGTTACTTCTGGCGAAGTGATTATTAATAATCTTATTTTAAATCGTAAAAATAAAATTGAAATTTGTAAAAAATACTGTGCTATGGTTTTTCAGCATTTTAATTTGTATCCACACATGACAGTTTTACAAAATTTAATTTTAGCCCCAATGAAACTTCAAAAAAAAACTAAAAAAGAAGCAGAAGAAATCGCTTATAAATACTTAAAAGTTGTAGGCTTAGTGGATAAAGCAAATGTTTATCCTATAACGCTTTCAGGCGGTCAGCAACAACGTGTTGCTATAGCTAGATCTCTTTGCACAAATAAACCTTATATTTTATTTGATGAACCTACTTCAGCCCTTGATCCAGAAACTATACAAGAAGTTTTAGATGTTATGAAACAAATTTCTTATCAAAGCAATACCACTATGGTTGTAGTTACTCATGAAATGGGATTTGCAAAAGAAGTAGCAGATAGAATCATTTTCATGGAAGATGGTGCTATAGTAGAAGAAAATATTCCTAGTGAATTTTTTCAAAATCCAAAAACACAAAGAGCAAAACTCTTTTTAGGAAAAATTATTAAAAATTAA
- the apt gene encoding adenine phosphoribosyltransferase — MIKLTQEEQQYLLNSIRIIPDFPKKGIIFRDITTLLNNKEVLNFLLNHLEKRYKNYELDFIAGTESRGFIFASMLCAKLNLPFVPIRKPGKLPFETFSCTYDLEYGSDKLELHKDAFKNIKNAKVLLIDDLIATGGTAIASHELIHKTGAKCVEACFLINLKDLNGANKLEKLTSVYSVLKI; from the coding sequence ATGATAAAACTAACCCAAGAAGAACAACAGTATTTACTTAATAGCATTAGAATTATTCCTGATTTTCCAAAAAAAGGAATTATTTTTAGAGATATTACTACTTTATTGAATAATAAAGAGGTTTTAAATTTTTTACTCAATCATTTAGAAAAACGCTATAAAAATTATGAATTAGATTTTATAGCAGGAACAGAAAGCAGAGGATTTATCTTTGCATCCATGCTTTGCGCTAAGCTTAATCTTCCTTTTGTACCCATTAGAAAACCAGGAAAACTTCCTTTTGAAACTTTTTCTTGTACTTACGATCTTGAATATGGAAGTGATAAGTTAGAACTTCACAAAGATGCATTTAAAAATATTAAAAATGCAAAAGTTTTACTTATAGATGATTTAATAGCAACAGGTGGAACAGCCATAGCTTCGCATGAACTTATACATAAAACAGGTGCAAAATGTGTTGAGGCATGTTTTTTAATAAATCTTAAAGATTTAAATGGTGCTAATAAACTTGAAAAACTTACTTCAGTTTATAGTGTTTTAAAGATTTAA
- the rpiB gene encoding ribose 5-phosphate isomerase B, which yields MLKKQIYIASDHAGFELKEKICLFLKEKEFLFHNLGTHDDASCDYPDFAHLLASKIDNKSFGILICGSGIGISIAANRHPHIRCALCHESLSAELARKHNDANVLALGGRLIGIELAINIIQKFIQTPFEQGRHTQRIQKIEVKI from the coding sequence ATGCTTAAAAAACAAATTTATATTGCTAGCGATCATGCTGGTTTTGAGTTAAAGGAAAAAATTTGCTTATTCTTAAAGGAAAAAGAATTTCTTTTTCATAATCTTGGAACTCATGATGATGCAAGTTGTGATTATCCTGATTTTGCCCATTTACTCGCCTCTAAAATCGATAATAAAAGCTTTGGTATACTCATTTGTGGAAGTGGTATTGGGATTTCTATAGCAGCAAACCGACACCCACACATCCGTTGTGCTTTGTGTCATGAAAGTTTAAGCGCAGAACTCGCAAGAAAACATAATGATGCTAATGTTTTAGCACTTGGAGGAAGACTTATAGGTATTGAACTTGCTATAAATATCATACAAAAATTCATACAAACACCTTTTGAACAAGGAAGACACACACAAAGAATTCAAAAAATAGAGGTAAAAATATAA
- the ychF gene encoding redox-regulated ATPase YchF: protein MNLSVGIVGLPNVGKSTTFNALAQTQSAQSANYPFCTIEPNKAMVQVPDLRLNELAKIVKPERIMHSLIEFVDIAGLVKGASKGEGLGNKFLSNIRETEVILHIVRCFDEENITHVEGKVDPLRDVGIINTELILADIEQINKKIEKLNKEVKTNQKNAKEYLELAQSLLKHLNEGLAASSYPHKENEMYQTLIKELRLLSAKEVIYGANVDENGIKEDNAYVKSLKEYAKKNNHEVIKLCAKIEEELVGLSKEESQEFLNSLGINESGLDQIIRTAFAKLGLISYFTAGVVEVRSWTIKKGWKAPKAASVIHNDFEKGFIKAEVISYEDYIHYKGENGVKEAGKLRLEGKDYIVLDGDIIHFRFNV from the coding sequence ATGAATTTAAGTGTTGGTATAGTAGGACTTCCTAATGTTGGAAAATCAACAACTTTTAACGCCCTAGCCCAAACCCAAAGTGCTCAAAGTGCAAATTACCCTTTTTGTACCATAGAACCAAATAAGGCTATGGTACAAGTGCCTGATTTAAGATTAAATGAACTTGCAAAAATAGTAAAACCTGAAAGAATAATGCATTCTTTGATAGAATTTGTAGATATTGCAGGACTTGTTAAAGGTGCAAGCAAGGGCGAAGGTTTAGGAAATAAATTTTTATCTAATATCAGAGAAACAGAAGTGATCTTACACATTGTACGTTGCTTTGATGAAGAAAATATCACCCATGTTGAAGGCAAGGTTGATCCTTTGCGTGATGTAGGAATCATTAATACCGAACTTATTTTAGCAGATATAGAACAAATTAATAAAAAAATAGAAAAACTTAACAAAGAAGTTAAAACTAATCAAAAAAATGCCAAAGAATACCTAGAACTTGCACAATCTTTACTTAAACATCTTAATGAAGGTTTAGCAGCAAGTTCTTATCCTCATAAAGAAAATGAAATGTATCAAACTTTAATTAAAGAACTAAGATTGTTATCTGCTAAAGAAGTTATTTATGGGGCAAATGTTGATGAAAATGGTATCAAAGAAGATAATGCCTATGTTAAAAGCTTAAAAGAATATGCGAAAAAAAATAATCATGAAGTTATAAAACTTTGCGCAAAAATTGAAGAAGAGCTTGTAGGTTTAAGCAAAGAAGAAAGTCAAGAATTTTTAAATTCTTTAGGGATTAATGAAAGTGGTTTAGATCAAATCATTCGCACAGCTTTTGCCAAACTTGGACTTATAAGTTATTTTACAGCAGGAGTTGTTGAAGTACGTTCTTGGACTATTAAAAAAGGTTGGAAAGCTCCAAAAGCTGCAAGTGTGATTCATAATGATTTTGAAAAGGGTTTTATAAAAGCTGAAGTTATTTCTTATGAAGATTATATTCATTATAAAGGTGAAAACGGGGTTAAGGAAGCCGGAAAATTACGGCTTGAAGGTAAAGACTATATCGTTTTAGATGGAGATATTATACATTTTAGATTTAATGTCTAA
- a CDS encoding DedA family protein, giving the protein MEEFLKDLLYQYKDLAYIIIFLWCILEGELALILAGIFAHQGHVNLGLIIFVAGLGGFVGDQIYFYIGRYNKRYIQKKLKTQRRKFAVAHLLLQRFGWPIIFIQRYMYGFRTIIPMSIGITRYNAKKFAIINLFSAWVWASITILLAWYFGEEIWKMVAWAESYWYYAAIIIAICLFLLLFGFKQIEKNILKNKRKNYEI; this is encoded by the coding sequence ATGGAAGAATTTTTAAAAGACTTACTTTATCAGTATAAAGATCTAGCTTATATTATTATTTTTTTATGGTGTATTTTAGAGGGTGAATTGGCTTTAATTTTAGCAGGAATTTTTGCTCATCAAGGTCATGTTAATCTAGGCTTAATCATTTTTGTAGCAGGACTTGGCGGTTTTGTTGGTGATCAAATTTATTTTTATATAGGAAGATATAATAAACGCTATATTCAAAAAAAACTTAAAACTCAAAGGCGTAAATTTGCAGTAGCACATTTACTTTTACAGCGTTTTGGCTGGCCTATTATTTTCATACAACGCTATATGTATGGTTTTAGAACCATTATACCTATGAGTATAGGCATAACACGTTATAATGCTAAAAAATTTGCTATTATTAACCTTTTTAGTGCTTGGGTTTGGGCTTCTATTACTATACTTTTAGCTTGGTATTTTGGTGAAGAAATTTGGAAAATGGTAGCTTGGGCTGAATCTTATTGGTATTATGCGGCTATTATTATTGCAATTTGCTTATTTTTGTTATTATTTGGATTTAAACAAATAGAAAAAAATATACTTAAAAATAAAAGGAAAAATTATGAAATTTGA
- a CDS encoding leucyl aminopeptidase, with protein sequence MKFEFNDKKLELIQADFELIFIQDKNIKKFDKEKDFFKLNNYEGEGTLLDLNNKKLYLDLKSLAYEDIRLSLCTAYKSLEKLNIKSVKLPSIVGDCVVRSFASLVEGVLFGAYKFDKYKKEKKVSTLEKFIISSEELNAKEFNQDEAKIGLKRGEILANATNFTKNIVNEIPEIYTPLKMAEDAQNLAQENKNITCKIYDENFLAKEKMEAFLAVNRASIHPPRLIHLSYKGKNSKQRVVFVGKGLTYDSGGLSLKPADYMLTMKADKSGAAAAMGIIKAVAELDLDLEVHCVLGATENMIGGNAYKPDDVLISREGVSIEVRNTDAEGRLVLADCLSFAQDLKPDLLIDMATLTGACVVGLGEFTSAIMGNNEQLQNDFYASSKKSGEYTTILHFNPYLRDLIKSNIADVSNTSTSRYGGAITAGLFLDKFIRKEYKDKWLHLDIAGPAYVEKAWGYSNFGAGGAGVRMCVNYLLDILRKN encoded by the coding sequence ATGAAATTTGAATTTAATGACAAAAAATTAGAACTTATACAAGCAGATTTTGAACTTATTTTTATACAAGATAAAAATATCAAAAAATTTGATAAAGAAAAAGATTTTTTTAAATTAAACAATTACGAAGGCGAAGGAACTTTACTTGATTTAAATAATAAAAAATTATATTTAGATCTTAAAAGTCTTGCTTATGAAGATATAAGATTATCACTTTGTACTGCTTATAAAAGCCTTGAAAAACTTAATATTAAAAGCGTTAAACTTCCTAGTATAGTTGGAGATTGCGTGGTTAGAAGTTTTGCTTCTTTAGTTGAAGGTGTGCTTTTTGGAGCTTATAAATTTGATAAATATAAAAAAGAAAAAAAAGTAAGTACTTTGGAAAAATTTATCATTTCTAGCGAAGAGCTCAATGCTAAAGAATTCAATCAAGATGAAGCTAAAATAGGCTTAAAACGCGGAGAAATTTTAGCAAATGCAACAAATTTTACTAAAAATATAGTCAATGAAATTCCAGAAATTTATACTCCTTTAAAAATGGCAGAAGATGCGCAAAATTTAGCTCAAGAAAATAAAAATATTACATGCAAAATTTATGATGAAAACTTCCTTGCTAAAGAAAAAATGGAGGCTTTTTTAGCAGTTAATAGAGCCTCAATACATCCACCACGTCTTATACATCTTAGCTATAAGGGTAAAAATTCTAAACAACGCGTGGTCTTTGTTGGAAAAGGTTTAACTTATGATAGCGGAGGTTTAAGTTTAAAACCTGCAGATTATATGCTTACTATGAAGGCTGATAAAAGCGGTGCAGCAGCAGCCATGGGCATTATAAAAGCAGTAGCTGAGCTTGATTTGGATTTAGAAGTGCATTGTGTTTTAGGTGCTACTGAAAACATGATAGGAGGCAATGCTTATAAACCTGATGATGTTTTAATTTCACGCGAAGGTGTAAGTATAGAAGTAAGAAATACAGATGCTGAAGGACGTTTGGTTTTAGCTGATTGTCTTTCTTTTGCACAAGATTTAAAACCAGATTTACTCATTGATATGGCAACTCTTACTGGAGCATGCGTAGTAGGACTTGGAGAATTTACAAGTGCTATTATGGGAAATAATGAACAATTACAAAACGATTTTTATGCTAGTTCTAAAAAAAGTGGAGAATACACTACTATTTTACATTTTAATCCTTATCTTAGAGATTTGATAAAATCAAACATAGCAGATGTTAGCAATACTTCTACTAGCCGTTATGGCGGGGCTATTACAGCGGGATTGTTTTTAGATAAATTTATACGCAAAGAGTATAAAGATAAATGGTTGCATCTTGATATCGCAGGTCCAGCCTATGTGGAAAAAGCATGGGGATATTCTAATTTTGGTGCAGGTGGTGCAGGAGTGAGAATGTGTGTTAATTATTTGCTTGATATTTTAAGGAAAAATTAA
- a CDS encoding CheR family methyltransferase, whose protein sequence is MEGRTTPSEYELNEFIKIINEISGIDLSDKKSILALKLNKFLESISVKNFSDFLEKLKVNKQLKQETLDFVTIGETYFLRELAQLKAIIYYAKSLEKKVNILSAPCSSGEEVYSLALLAAQNFMKDIYILGIDINSNVIEKAKLGKYQGRTLQRLSENEKRRFFTENEDKFYTINKNELCLCKFELCNVFEEKFLRLGKFDIIASRNMIIYFDHESKLKLMEQFHKILNHQGRLYVGNADLIPETVYFKKVFSSKGIYYEKI, encoded by the coding sequence ATGGAAGGTAGAACAACTCCTAGCGAATATGAGCTAAATGAGTTTATAAAAATTATTAATGAAATAAGCGGTATTGATCTTAGTGACAAAAAAAGTATTTTAGCTTTAAAATTAAATAAATTTTTAGAAAGCATCTCTGTTAAAAATTTTTCAGATTTTTTGGAAAAATTAAAAGTTAATAAGCAGCTTAAGCAAGAAACTTTAGATTTTGTAACCATAGGTGAAACTTATTTTTTAAGAGAATTAGCCCAGCTAAAAGCAATTATTTATTATGCTAAAAGTTTAGAAAAAAAAGTTAATATCTTAAGCGCTCCTTGTTCTAGTGGTGAAGAAGTTTATTCTCTTGCCTTACTTGCTGCACAAAATTTTATGAAAGATATTTATATTTTGGGTATTGATATTAATTCTAATGTCATAGAAAAAGCAAAATTAGGTAAATATCAAGGAAGAACCTTACAGCGCTTAAGTGAAAATGAAAAAAGAAGATTTTTTACAGAAAATGAGGATAAATTTTATACCATCAATAAAAATGAACTTTGTCTTTGTAAATTTGAACTTTGCAATGTCTTCGAAGAAAAATTTTTAAGATTAGGTAAATTTGATATTATAGCTTCTAGAAATATGATTATTTATTTTGATCATGAATCAAAATTAAAACTTATGGAACAATTTCATAAAATTTTAAATCATCAAGGAAGGCTTTATGTAGGTAATGCTGATTTGATTCCTGAAACTGTTTATTTTAAAAAAGTTTTTTCTTCAAAGGGTATTTATTATGAGAAAATTTAA
- a CDS encoding CheB methylesterase domain-containing protein, whose protein sequence is MKLILIGSSTGGPNQLKFLLKDLDIKNTSIVIAQHMSPSFIPSFVGQFNKEALCEVCLLNNKEVLSNKIYICLKNTILSGNLTITAIWQDVASSFKPSIDLLFQSAVSLTKTNKILAIILTGMGDDGAKGLLELYKTGVKCLCENETDSVVYGMPKRAKDINPHLKCKSLKEIKKEILDFVNQT, encoded by the coding sequence ATGAAGCTTATACTTATAGGATCTTCTACTGGGGGTCCTAATCAGCTTAAATTTCTTTTAAAAGATCTTGATATAAAAAATACTTCTATAGTTATAGCCCAACATATGAGTCCTAGCTTTATTCCATCTTTTGTAGGACAATTTAATAAAGAAGCTCTATGTGAAGTGTGTTTGTTAAATAATAAAGAAGTATTAAGTAATAAAATTTATATTTGCCTTAAAAATACTATTTTATCTGGAAATTTAACGATTACAGCTATTTGGCAAGATGTTGCATCAAGTTTTAAACCTAGTATAGATTTACTTTTTCAATCTGCAGTTTCTCTAACTAAAACAAATAAAATACTAGCCATTATTTTAACTGGAATGGGAGATGATGGCGCAAAGGGTTTATTAGAACTTTATAAAACAGGGGTTAAATGTTTGTGTGAAAATGAAACAGATAGTGTAGTTTATGGAATGCCAAAAAGAGCAAAAGATATAAATCCACATTTAAAATGTAAAAGTTTAAAAGAAATTAAAAAAGAAATCTTAGATTTTGTTAACCAAACCTAA